CCGCCGGGAGGCACAATGAGCACGGTCCGAGACCGCGTGGACAAGTGGATCAAGCCGTATGCCGCCCTGTGGCTGACCTTGATCGTCGGCGGGACCCTGGTGATTGCCCTTGCCATGCTGGGCACCGAGGTGTACTCCGACGTTGTGGACGAGGAAGGGCTGGCGAGCCTTGATATTCCCGCCCTCGAATATTTCCAGTCATTGCGGAACCCGGAAACGGATGCCTTCGTCACCGGCTTCACTAATGTCGGCGGCGGCATCGGTATGCCCGTCCTGGCGAGCCTCCTCACGGCCTGGCTCACCTTCCTGAGCAGGACGTGGCGGCCCATCATCCTGGTAGGGGGCGCGGCAGCGGTATCGACAACGGCCACCGCAATGGGCAAGCGGCTCGTGGGCAGGACCCGCCCGGACCATACGGAGGCGGTCCCGCCCTACGAGACCTCACCGTCCTTCCCCAGCGGCCACACACTGAACACCACCGTGGTGATCGGCGTGCTGCTCTACATCATGTTCCTGCAGTTCCAGATGCTCTGGGCGCGGATTACCGCCATCACGGCAGGGGTCGTCTTCATCATTGCGATGGGCCTGAGCCGGGTGTTCCTGGGCCACCACTGGCTGACCGACGTTATGGCCGGCTGGCTCCTGGGCCTCGCCTGGGTGGGAATCGTGATCCTCGCCCATCGGCTGTTCCATCTGACCCGACGGCGGGAGCATGCCGGCCCTGCACCCACGTTCGAGCACCCGGTGGTGCGCGATGTCGTGGCTGAGTCCCTGCACCATGACGGCGGCCACACAGAGCGCGGGAGGGATAATGCCGGATGATAGTTTTGTCGCATGCGCACTCTCGTTGTGGACCACCCGCTGGTCGCCCATAAGCTCACCGTTCTCCGGGACAAAAACACTCCGTCCCCGGTTTTCCGGCAGCTGACCGAGGAACTGGTGACGCTCCTGGCCTACGAGGCCACCCGTGAGGTCCGCACCCAACCCGTCACCATCGAGACCCCCGTCAGCACCACCGTGGGCACCGCGTTCACCAAGCCCACTCCGCTGGTGGTTCCTATCCTGCGCGCAGGTTTGGGCATGCTCGAAGGGATGACCAAACTGGTCCCCACTGCTGAGGTGGGATTCCTGGGGATGGCCCGGGACGAGGAAACGCTGGACATCATCACCTATGCAGAGCGCCTCCCCGAGAACCTCACGGACCGGCAGATCTTCGTCCTGGACCCCATGCTGGCCACCGGTGGAACCCTGCGCGAAGCCATCAAGTTCCTGTTCAAGCGCGGGGCATCGGACGTGACCTGCATCTGCCTGCTGGCAGCGCCGGAAGGCCTGGCCAAGCTGGAAGAGGAACTGTCCGGCGCCAACGTGACCATCGTCCTGGCATCCATTGACGAGAAGCTGAACGAAAAGTCCTACATCGTTCCCGGACTCGGGGACGCGGGCGACCGCCTGTACGGCATCGCAGGCTAAGGGCGGCCACGCCGGCATTCCCCGCGGGGCGCCGCCGGGAACGGGCTCGAACCTCCAGCTGGTGGTCAGCGACATCCAGGCAGCCCATAAGCACCTGAAGGACAACGGGGTGGACGTCAGAGACGTGGATGTGCAGGACTGGGGCCACTTTGTCTACTTCGCAGACCCGGACGGGAATAAATGGGCGGTGCAGTACATCCCTGGCCGGTAGGGCAGGATGGAGGCATGAGCCTGCCTGCCTCCACTGCCCAACAGACCCTGACCTGCCGTGCCGTCCTTTTCGACATGGACGGCACCTTGGTTGATTCCACCGCAGTGGTGGAACAGGTCTGGAGCGAATTCGCGGTGCGCTACGGCCTGGACTTCGAGGAGATCCTCAGAACATCGCACGGTGTACAGGCCATCGACACCGTCCGGCGCTTTGCGCCCGCCGGTGCGGACGTGTTTGCCCTGGCGTCCGAACTCGGCGCAATGGAGCGTGTCCGGACGGAGGGCATTTTGGCCTTGCCCGGAGCGGCCCGGCTGTTGGCTGCCTTGCCAGGGGACGTCGTTGCCCTGGTCACCTCTGCCGACCGCGTGCTGGCCGACATCCGGATGGCCGCTGCAGGACTCCAGATGCCGGCTACGGCAGTGACAGCCGAACTGGTGAGCCGGGGCAAGCCGGATCCGGAGGGCTACCTGAAGGCCGCAGCCCTCCTGGGCGCAGAGCCCGCCGAGGCGCTGGTCTTTGAGGATGCCCCCGCCGGCATTGCCGCCGGGCTGGCAGCGGGGATCCGCACCGTGGCGGTGGGGCCGAACACCGGACCGCTCCCGGACGGCGTGCTGCACATCGCGGACTACAGCAGCATCACCGCAGAAGTGGATGCGGACGGACCGGGCCGGCCGGTTATTTCTTTCCGGCTTTGAGGTCCGCAACCCTGCCCGGCCGCCTCCGCAGCCATCGCAACAGAACAGGCCACTTCAACAGGTCAGTCCGAACCTGGTGCCGGGAACCTGTCCGGCTTTAGTACCAGTTGTTGGCGTAGTGGAAGTTCAGGGCGCCGCACGGGGACTGGTAGCGCTCCTGGATGTAGTTCAGTCCCCAGTTGATCTGCGTGCGGTAGTTGGTGAGGTAGTCGGCTCCGGCGCTCGCCATCTTTTCTGCGGGCAGGGACTGCACGATGCCGTAGGCGCCGCTGCTGGGGTTGGTGGCCGTGGTGGTCCAGTCCGACTCCTTGGTCCACAGCGTCTGCAGGCACTGCATCTGGTCCGGGGCCCAGCCATAGGAAGCCAGTTGGCCGGCAGCGTAGGCCTGGGCACCGGCGGGATCATTAACCGCGACGACGGGAGCAGGTTCGGGTGCCGGGGCCGGAGCGGGTTCGGGGGCGGGTGCCGGAGCAGGCTCGGGTGCGGGAGCGGGCTCGGGCGCCGGAGCGGGCTCGGCAGCCTGGGGCACAACGTCGATCCCGGCGGGAGCGGGTGACTCGGCCGGGTTGGAGCGGATCTCGCTCTTCTCGATGCTCATCTGCGCATCTGTCGTTAAGGACTGCTCGGTGGAAGCAACTGTCGTCAGCGACTCGGTGGCCTGGCCTGCGGCACCTACTCCTACCAGCAGCGCACAGGACGCTGCGAGGACTGCCGCGCGCTGTCCCATTGTGAAGTTCTTGCCTTCAGGGCGCTCGTTGCTTGTTGACCCGTTTTTCGGGCGCGGTTTTACCGGGAATTTGAACATGGTGGATCGCCTCTCACACCTGCGGAGTTAGCTGTCGGGTTCGGATGAGGGCATCCGGCCACACGGAAAGATCACGTGCTGGCTTAACCCCAAGGGCAGTCAGTGCCCGGGACGGTGGGTCCCCCGCCTCTGCCTTTGGTCAACCGGAATCCGGGAAGTGGCAGAGTTTGGCGTCATCCGGATATGCGCCCCGTCGGGAACCGCACCCAATCGACGGTACAGGAGTGCAGCACTTAAGTCACATTTAGGTAACGGAGATCACGACGACGGCGCGTCGGCTTGCCCGCGATCGAGCAGAAGGTGCCGGCCATCTCCAAGTGGGTGCCCGCCCGGCTGTGATGCCACCGTTACCGCCCGCCCTCTCTTTCAGGATGATTGCAGAATGGATAAGCCCAGCCCGGGTTCGTCGTCCACCGCCAGGGCACGGATAGGGGAGCCGTCCGGGGTGGGAGGGCGTGGGAAGGTTGTTGGTCACGGAGTGCGAACTGGCCATGGGACGACTCTCCGATCATTCGTTTGAGCCGGGCTGTGGGCTTCGTGTGTTCCTGGCTGTGAATCCCAAGCGGGCCGGCCGGGCTGGTACTGCTTTTGCTGTCCCACTCCATCCGTGCTGTGGAAGGCCGGTGCGGGGTTCTGGAAGGAGTTCATCCGGCGGCTACGACAGATTTCCGGGGCTGCTGCGGAAATTTTTCTTTTCCAACTCCGCGCGCCGCTGGACACGTACTCCTGTAGGTGCGGGCATTTTGGCATCGAGCACTCAGTTGAATAAGGGCGAGCAAAAAAGGCCACATGTCGAATAAAGTTTCAGGAAAGGGGCGGATGAGAGGCTCCCACCAGATAACGAACGTTATTCTTTCGCCTCATCCAGAATCGTGATCTGCACCACAATGGAGCATTTTGTCTCACCATGCGGACGACCCGGTCCATTGTTACTTGCAAGTTGCCATTGTTACGCTGCACACTTCCAATGTGAACAAGAACTCAACAGCACCTGCAGCCGCAGAATATTGGCCCAGCACATCAGCTGCTGCCGACATGCGCTGTTGTCGAATGCACGCCTGACCTTCCCACCCTCCGAAGTTCTTAGGCATTCGCCCCCAGCCCAGCGTCGGGCGCCCCTCCCCAGTTCGCATTGCGGGAAAACCCAGCATTCGAGCCGCGATGGCGGCCATTCACATTGAGGTAAGCATTTCATGTCAGTTGCATCCGGATACGTCCACATCTCTGTCCGTAACGCCGCCAAGGCCGGCCAGCCGTCGGGCCTGCGTCCCGGCTTCGCACCCCGTCCGTCGCTTGCTCCTTCATCCGGAAGCACCTTCCCTGCACAGGGCTACGCGCCCCAGGGATACAACCCCAACTCCTATGGTCAGCTCCGCGCCGTTCCGCCGTCCGACTCGGCGCCCGTCACGGCCCCCACTCCCGTGGTAGCCGGACCGAATGCCGTACGCCCCGTAGCAAACGACAACGTGGCCCGCGGGTTCGTCCTGTACATGGGGATCGACGAGGAAACCGCAGCAGCAGCAGGCACCTCCATCGCCAAGCTCGCCCAGGAAATCCGCGCCTACGCCCAGTCCCTCGTGACCGGGGCGGAGAGCTACGCAGCCGTGGCCGTCGCCCCCGCCGGCACACCCGGTTCCGCGCTCGACGTCGTCCGTTCCACCTTCGGCGACCCCACCGTGAACTCCCGCCAGCGCACCGAGGCGCAGCGCCCGCAGCAGCCGCAGGAACCGCGACCCTCCGGCGTCCTCATCGACCTTGCCCGTCGTGAAGTCCACCTTGACGGTGAATCACTCAACCTGACGTTCAAGGAGTTCGAACTCCTGAACTACCTGGTCGAGAACGGCACGCGCACCGTGGGCCGCGACGAACTGCTTGAGGGCTTGTGGCGCAACGCCGAAGAAGTGCCCAACGAACGCACCATCGACGTCCACATCCGCCGGCTCCGCTCCAAGCTTGGCCGTCTCGCCAACACCGTCCGCACCGTCCGCGGCCAGGGCTACCGGTTCTACGAGCACCCTGAAGTTGTTGTCTGGGCCGCTCCGGAATACTCGATCTAGCTCGTGCCTCCGCGGCTTTTTTAGCGGCGGACTAGGCTTTAGGCATGAGTGAGCACCATCTTCGACGGCTTGTGATCATGCGGCATGCCAAAGCTGACTGGCCTGGCGGCGTGGCTGACCATGAGCGTCCGCTGGAGGAACGCGGGCACCGGGAAGCGCCGCTTGCCGGGCGCTGGCTGCTCAAGCACAACATCGTTCCCGACTTCATCCTGTGCTCCAGCGCCCTGCGGACCCGGCAGACCTGCACCTGGGTCTGCTCCGAGCTGGGGGACAAGGCCCCCACGCCCAAGCTGGAGGACGGACTGTACGCTGCCTCCGCCCTTCGGATGCTCACCGTCATCAACCATGTGCCGGACACCGTGACCACACTCATGCTGATCTCGCACCTGCCGGGCGTGCAGGACCTGGCCATGCACCTCGCCTCACGGGATTCCGACCACGACGCCTACATGGACGCCGCTACCCGCTATCCCACCAGCGCGCTGACGGTGCTGGAGACGGAGAAGTCCTGGGCCGAGCTCGACGGACAGGATGCACGCATCACCAAGTTCAAGGTTCCGCGCGCCCACTAGCGGCGAGGGCTGCCGTGCCCGCCGTCGTGGTCCCGGGCCGGTACATCTGCCACAGTGGGACCGTGAACCTTCGAGATTCCCTCCTTGCTGTCCTCGTTGCCGTGCTGTGGGGCCTGAATTTCGTGGCCATCGACGTTGGACTGCACCCTGCAGGCCACGAAGTGCCGCCGCTCCTGTTCGTGGCAATGCGCTTTTTGCTGGTGGTCTTTCCCTGGATCTTCTTCATCAGGAAGCCGGATATCAGCTGGAAGGCGATCATCGGCGTCGGGCTATTCATGAGTGCGGGCCAGTTCGGCCTCCTGTACCTGTCCATGGCGCTGGGCATGCCGGCGGGCCTGGCGTCCCTCGTGCTGCAGGCGCAGGTGCTGCTGACGGTCCTCCTGGCCGCCGGATTCCTGGGCGAGCGGCCGAACACCAGGCAACTCGCCGGCGTGGTCCTGGGCGTTGCCGGCCTCGCCGTCGTGGCAGTGGGCCGCAGCGCCGTGGCACCGCTGCTGCCGCTTCTCATCGTGCTGGCCGCGGCCCTCTCCTGGGCTGTCGGAAATGTTATCGCCCGCAAAGCCAAGGCCGCCTCCGGGCTGGGCCTGGTCGTGTGGTCAGGCGCGGTGGTTCCGCTGCCCCTTGCCGCGCTTTCGCTGCTCGTTGAAGGCCCGGACGACGTGTTCTCGACGCTCGGCAACCTGCAGCCGCCCACTGTCTTCAGCGCGCTCTACACTGCTGTGTTCGCATCCCTGGTGGGCTACGGAATCTGGAACCGGCTCCTCGCCAGCCACCCGTCGTCGGCCGTTGTTCCGTTTACTTTGCTCGTCCCCGTGGTGGGCATGACTGCTGCGTGGCTGGCGCTGGAAGAGGTGCCGACCCCTGCCGAACTGGCTGGCGGGCTGCTGCTCCTGGGCGGGGTTGCGACGGCGGTCGTCACCGTTGGCGGCCGGCGGCCTCAGCGCCGTGTTGCCGAGCCCGCGCCCGGCCTGGGTGCAGGTTTCCGGGCCGGTGAAGCGGACGACGACGGCCGCTTGGCTGCTGGCGGTACCCGTGCCGGAACGCGGGTACCGGACGCCCGTTGAACCGATGTGCTTCTGGTGGCCGGAGGCCGGACCGCCGCCGCCGGCCGGCGCGTGCCAGGGGAGCGCCTTCCGCTCGAGCTGCCGAAACGGCTTCCCGCAGGCCAGGCCGCGCCGAGGAACAGGACCAACAACGTTGCCACGAAGGAGGCAGCGGCAGCAAGGAAATAGTTGTCCGGATCATTGGTGGGCAGGGGAGTGCCTACGAACGAGGACTGCCCGTCGTATGCCAGCTCCCAGGTACTGATGAAGGCCAGGGCGAAGCCGATCGCCAGGCTGGTGCCTGCCCCGGTGGCCAGCAGGACTAAGCGCCGCCCCCGGGCCAGGACCTCAGCGACGGCCGATAGATAGGACAGCCCCAGGACGCCGAGGAACGCCACGAAGACCGGCCCGGCGAGGGTCATCCCGGTGAGCACCAGCAACCCGGCCGCGACGATGCCGGTGATGACCGCAAACTTTCCGCTGTTCCCCATGTGGCGCATGTGCACCATCATCCCTGAGGAGCATCCGGCTTCAGCACGTAGCCGCGCATGATGGCCATGATTGCTGCAACGCTTTGGTCACGGGTGCGCTCCGGGTTGTACGTCTGGCGGTCCAGGCCCACCACAAAGCAGGCACCAAAAATGGCTGTTTCCAGGCTGCCCCGCGGCACTGATTCATCCACCGGGTATGCCGTGGCGTATAGCTTAGAGTCCGTACTTCTCCAGCAGCCTGAGCCACACTTCGCTGATGGTGGGGTAGGAGGGGACTGCGTGCCAGAGCCGGTCCAGCGGCACCTCGCCCACCAGGGCAATCGTGGCCGCATGCAGCAGTTCAGCAACACCGGGTCCGGCGAAGGTTGCCCCGAGGAGCACTGTGCGGTCCTCGTCAACAACCAGTTGGGCCCAGCCCTCGTAGTTTTCGGAGTGGAGCGATGACCCTGCAACCTGAATGGGAAGTTCCACGGTAGAGGCGTTATATCCATCTTTCCGCGCCTTCTCCAGCGTGCGGCCCACGGAGGCCAACTCGGGGTCCGTGAAAACAACGCTGGGCACCGCGTGCTGGTTGGCAGTTTGGGCGTACCGGCTCCAGTTATCCGGAGTGCCTGCAAGTTCCCCCTTGGCCCTGGCGGCAATGGCGTCACCGGTGGCACGTGCCTCGTACTTTCCCTGGTGGGTAAAGAGATTCTTGCCGGCGGCATCGCCCACAGCGTAGAGCCAAGGTTCGTCGCCGGGTGTTCCCTGCACCAGGCCGGAGGTGTCCGTGGCCAGGGCGAGATGCCCCTGCTCGTCCGCTTCAAATCCGACGCTCTCCAGGCCCAGGCCTTCCAGGGCAGGGCGGCGGCCGGTGGAAACGAGGACCTTGTCGGCAGTAATGCTGGTTCCATCGCCCAGCGCCAGGCTGAACGTGCCGTCGTCGTTCCCGCTGATACGTTCCGTGGCGGTATTGAGGCGGAGTTCCACGCCGTCCGCTCGCAAGCCGGCTGCGACCAGCCTGGCCGCCTCCTCGGGAAATTTTCCGAGCAGCCCGCTGCGTGCAACGAGTGTGACTGCCGATCCCAGCCGGGCAAAGGCCTGGGCCAGTTCGGTCCCCGCGACTCCACCTCCCAGGACGGCAAGCCGTTCCGGAACCTCCTTGGCGGATGTGGCCTCACGGGTACCCCACACCTGCACGTCTTCCAGTCCCTCGATCTGGGGCATGGTGGGCATGGACCCCGTGGCCAGCACTACTGCGTGGCGTGCGTGCAGCTGATGGGATGATCCGTCCAGCCCGGCAACCTCAACGGTTTTCGGCGCCGTCAGCCAGGCATGGCCGCGCACCAGTTCGATCCCGGTGTCCTCGACCCACGAAACCTGGCTGTCGTCCTGCCAGTTGGAGGTGAAGTAATCCCTGCGCTGAAGGACCGCGGCGGCGTCGAGCGTACGGGTCACCGCTTCCTTGGCACCGGGCGTGGTCTGGGCCCCATGCAGCGCGGTGCCCGGCCGGAGCAGTGCCTTGGACGGCATGCACGCCCAGTAGGAACATTCACCGCCCACCAGTTCCGCCTCCACCAGTACCGCGGTCAAGCCGCCCTGCACCACCCGGTCGGCAACGTTTTCCCCCACGGCACCTGCGCCGATCACCACAACATCAAATTCGCGTTCAACAGCTTCGGGCGTCATGGGGAAAGACTACGCCCGGATGTGGTGCGGGATCTGCTGGCTGCATGCAGTGGGGGGGCCGGCATAACGGGGAGCCCGGAGATCATCGGCAGAGGTAACAATGCTTAAAGCAAAGGTCCGCACCGGCGAACCGGTGCGGACCTTCTCTGTGCGCCCAAAGGGATTCGAACCCCTGACCTTCTGTTCCGTAGACAGACGCTCTATCCAGCTGAGCTATGGGCGCATCTCGTGTTCCTGGAGAAGAACCGCTCTCCCTGAACCTCGAATTACTTTACGCGAGGGTTGGCCGTAGTGCCAAATCGAAGCGGGTGTAATCTGCGCGACTAGACCGGTATAGGTGACCTTCGTCACTTAATCCGCCTCGTTCCGGTCATTTTTCCTTGAATTCGCGCGGAATTGGTATTCGGTGCAGGTATTTGCCAGACATCCTCCCAAAAATCAGCGGTGGTCCGGACCATAGCATTTAGCACACACCGATGAACCCGAGGAAGGGAACCGAAATGGGCGATCTGGCGCAGAAACCGCTGCTTGAGAATGCACCCACCACACATGCCGGCCTGCTGGCAT
The window above is part of the Pseudarthrobacter sp. NS4 genome. Proteins encoded here:
- the upp gene encoding uracil phosphoribosyltransferase translates to MRTLVVDHPLVAHKLTVLRDKNTPSPVFRQLTEELVTLLAYEATREVRTQPVTIETPVSTTVGTAFTKPTPLVVPILRAGLGMLEGMTKLVPTAEVGFLGMARDEETLDIITYAERLPENLTDRQIFVLDPMLATGGTLREAIKFLFKRGASDVTCICLLAAPEGLAKLEEELSGANVTIVLASIDEKLNEKSYIVPGLGDAGDRLYGIAG
- a CDS encoding HAD-IA family hydrolase translates to MSLPASTAQQTLTCRAVLFDMDGTLVDSTAVVEQVWSEFAVRYGLDFEEILRTSHGVQAIDTVRRFAPAGADVFALASELGAMERVRTEGILALPGAARLLAALPGDVVALVTSADRVLADIRMAAAGLQMPATAVTAELVSRGKPDPEGYLKAAALLGAEPAEALVFEDAPAGIAAGLAAGIRTVAVGPNTGPLPDGVLHIADYSSITAEVDADGPGRPVISFRL
- a CDS encoding dihydrolipoyl dehydrogenase family protein → MTPEAVEREFDVVVIGAGAVGENVADRVVQGGLTAVLVEAELVGGECSYWACMPSKALLRPGTALHGAQTTPGAKEAVTRTLDAAAVLQRRDYFTSNWQDDSQVSWVEDTGIELVRGHAWLTAPKTVEVAGLDGSSHQLHARHAVVLATGSMPTMPQIEGLEDVQVWGTREATSAKEVPERLAVLGGGVAGTELAQAFARLGSAVTLVARSGLLGKFPEEAARLVAAGLRADGVELRLNTATERISGNDDGTFSLALGDGTSITADKVLVSTGRRPALEGLGLESVGFEADEQGHLALATDTSGLVQGTPGDEPWLYAVGDAAGKNLFTHQGKYEARATGDAIAARAKGELAGTPDNWSRYAQTANQHAVPSVVFTDPELASVGRTLEKARKDGYNASTVELPIQVAGSSLHSENYEGWAQLVVDEDRTVLLGATFAGPGVAELLHAATIALVGEVPLDRLWHAVPSYPTISEVWLRLLEKYGL
- a CDS encoding EamA family transporter — its product is MNLRDSLLAVLVAVLWGLNFVAIDVGLHPAGHEVPPLLFVAMRFLLVVFPWIFFIRKPDISWKAIIGVGLFMSAGQFGLLYLSMALGMPAGLASLVLQAQVLLTVLLAAGFLGERPNTRQLAGVVLGVAGLAVVAVGRSAVAPLLPLLIVLAAALSWAVGNVIARKAKAASGLGLVVWSGAVVPLPLAALSLLVEGPDDVFSTLGNLQPPTVFSALYTAVFASLVGYGIWNRLLASHPSSAVVPFTLLVPVVGMTAAWLALEEVPTPAELAGGLLLLGGVATAVVTVGGRRPQRRVAEPAPGLGAGFRAGEADDDGRLAAGGTRAGTRVPDAR
- a CDS encoding phosphatase PAP2 family protein, with amino-acid sequence MSTVRDRVDKWIKPYAALWLTLIVGGTLVIALAMLGTEVYSDVVDEEGLASLDIPALEYFQSLRNPETDAFVTGFTNVGGGIGMPVLASLLTAWLTFLSRTWRPIILVGGAAAVSTTATAMGKRLVGRTRPDHTEAVPPYETSPSFPSGHTLNTTVVIGVLLYIMFLQFQMLWARITAITAGVVFIIAMGLSRVFLGHHWLTDVMAGWLLGLAWVGIVILAHRLFHLTRRREHAGPAPTFEHPVVRDVVAESLHHDGGHTERGRDNAG
- a CDS encoding SixA phosphatase family protein, producing the protein MSEHHLRRLVIMRHAKADWPGGVADHERPLEERGHREAPLAGRWLLKHNIVPDFILCSSALRTRQTCTWVCSELGDKAPTPKLEDGLYAASALRMLTVINHVPDTVTTLMLISHLPGVQDLAMHLASRDSDHDAYMDAATRYPTSALTVLETEKSWAELDGQDARITKFKVPRAH
- a CDS encoding winged helix-turn-helix domain-containing protein, producing the protein MSVASGYVHISVRNAAKAGQPSGLRPGFAPRPSLAPSSGSTFPAQGYAPQGYNPNSYGQLRAVPPSDSAPVTAPTPVVAGPNAVRPVANDNVARGFVLYMGIDEETAAAAGTSIAKLAQEIRAYAQSLVTGAESYAAVAVAPAGTPGSALDVVRSTFGDPTVNSRQRTEAQRPQQPQEPRPSGVLIDLARREVHLDGESLNLTFKEFELLNYLVENGTRTVGRDELLEGLWRNAEEVPNERTIDVHIRRLRSKLGRLANTVRTVRGQGYRFYEHPEVVVWAAPEYSI